The region TGTTATAGAAGTCTTTCTTAATCAACTTGTCGCCATCGGGGTGGATTGAAGAATTCACTTCCCAATGCTGTTTCAGCGCAGAGACCGATGCCTTGACCACAAAGCTCAGCAGTGTGACGCGGTAGCCTTCGGTTTTTGCAATTCCGTCCAATTCGCGACGATAGCCGTCAAGGTCGGTGATGTCGGCTTCTTCGTTATGGGTCACATGCGGGATGTTCAACCAGCTGCGGTGCAATGCTGGGCCAGAGATCTTTTTGATCCGTGGCATTTCAACATCTTCGATCTTGCCGAACTTGCTGAAATCAACAGCTGGGATCGGTGGGATGCCCATGCCACCAGAAGCTGCCGGAGCTGTCGCCGCAGGTGCGGTTGTAGATTTCAGATGCGCTGTGATATCTTCGCGCAGGATGCGGCCCTTGCGACCCGATCCGTTTACTTTGGCAATATCGATTTCCAATTGACGGGCAAATGCGCGTACCGAAGGCGACGCGTGGGCCTTGCCAAATCCGCTGTCAGTAATTGCCGCCACTGGGGCAGTGGCCGCTTGTGCCGGGCTCGATGCAGGTGCTGCGGTTGCGGCGGCAGCTGGGGCAGGGGTCTCGACGGCCCCCGAAGTAGCGTCTGCTTCGAGAACCAATATCAGAGAGCCTTCAGCGACATTGTCACCTTCCGCCACCTTGATTTCCAAAACCTTGCCCGCAGCCGATGATGGCACTTCCAACGTGGCTTTGTCGCTCTCCAACTCTACAATGGGATCTTCCAAGGCGATGACGTCACCGACGCTCACCAAAATGGATACAACAGGAACTTCCGCAAAATCCCCAATATCTGGTACTTTGACTTCAATTGTCATGATCTTTTCTCCTCTGTCCGATCACACCAGCCGTGGGTTCGGCTTGTTTCCGTCGATGTCATATTTCGCCATGGCTTTCTCAAGCACAGCTTTGGTGATGTTGCCTTGGCGATATAGATCCACCATGGCGGCCGCTGCGATATGGTTTGCGTCCACTTCAAAGAAGCGGCGCAAGTTCACGCGGCTGTCGCTGCGTCCATATCCGTCTGTCCCAAGAACCGTGTAATGCCCTGGAACACAGGCCCGAATTTGTTCTGCATAGTTTTTCATGTAGTCGGTAGCGGCAATGATTGGCCCTGTGGCCTTTGCAAGTTGCTGCGCGACAAAGGGGACTTTTGGTTCTGCCAATGGATTTAACCGGTTGTAACGCTCGGCATCCTGACAATCACGCGCCAGCTCGTTAAAGCTTGGAGCAGACCAAATTTCAGACGTCACTCCAAAGTCGTTTTCCAGCATTTCCGCGGCTTTGATTGCTTGGATCAAGATTGTACCAGAGCCCATCAAAGTCACGT is a window of Cognatishimia sp. WU-CL00825 DNA encoding:
- a CDS encoding 2-oxo acid dehydrogenase subunit E2 codes for the protein MTIEVKVPDIGDFAEVPVVSILVSVGDVIALEDPIVELESDKATLEVPSSAAGKVLEIKVAEGDNVAEGSLILVLEADATSGAVETPAPAAAATAAPASSPAQAATAPVAAITDSGFGKAHASPSVRAFARQLEIDIAKVNGSGRKGRILREDITAHLKSTTAPAATAPAASGGMGIPPIPAVDFSKFGKIEDVEMPRIKKISGPALHRSWLNIPHVTHNEEADITDLDGYRRELDGIAKTEGYRVTLLSFVVKASVSALKQHWEVNSSIHPDGDKLIKKDFYNIGFAADTPNGLMVPVIKDADRKGIVEISKDLMELSAKARDGKLKGDDMSGATFTISSLGGIGGTSFTPIVNAPEVAILGLTRSKMAPVWNKESSEFEPRLMQPLSMSYDHRAIDGALAARFCATLKHLLGDVRRLML